A window from Physeter macrocephalus isolate SW-GA chromosome 11, ASM283717v5, whole genome shotgun sequence encodes these proteins:
- the NFKBIA gene encoding NF-kappa-B inhibitor alpha, whose product MFQPAEPGQEWAMEGPRDALKKERLLDDRHDSGLDSMKDEEYEQMVKELREIRLEPQEAPRGAEPWKQQLTEDGDSFLHLAIIHEEKVLTMEVVRQVKGDLAFLNFQNNLQQTPLHLAVITNQPEIAEALLEAGCDPELRDFRGNTPLHLACEQGCLASVGILTQPRGTQHLHSILQATNYNGHTCLHLASIHGYLGIVELLVSLGADVNAQEPCNGRTALHLAVDLQNPDLVSLLLKCGADVNRVTYQGYSPYQLTWGRPSTRIQQQLGQLTLENLQMLPESEDEESYDTESEFTEDELPYDDCVLGGQRLML is encoded by the exons ATGTTCCAGCCCGCGGAGCCCGGCCAGGAGTGGGCCATGGAGGGCCCCCGGGACGCGCTCAAGAAGGAGCGGCTGCTGGACGACCGCCACGACAGCGGCCTGGACTCCATGAAGGACGAGGAGTACGAGCAGATGGTGAAAGAGCTGCGGGAGATCCGCCTCGAGCCTCAGGAGGCGCCGCGCGGCGCCGAGCCTTGGAAGCAGCAGCTCACCGAGGACGGAGACTC gTTCCTGCACTTGGCCATCATCCATGAAGAGAAGGTGCTGACCATGGAAGTGGTCCGCCAAGTGAAGGGAGACCTGGCGTTCCTCAACTTCCAGAACAACCTGCAGCAG ACTCCTCTCCACTTGGCAGTGATCACCAACCAGCCAGAAATCGCTGAGGCACTTCTGGAAGCTGGCTGTGATCCTGAGCTCCGAGACTTTCGAGGAAATACCCCCCTACACCTTGCCTGTGAGCAGGGCTGCCTGGCCAGTGTGGGAATCCTGACTCAGCCCCGCGGGACCCAGCACCTCCACTCCATCCTGCAAGCCACCAACTACAATG GTCACACGTGTCTGCACTTGGCCTCTATTCATGGCTACCTGGGCATCGTGGAGCTGTTGGTGTCCTTGGGTGCTGATGTCAACGCACAG GAGCCCTGCAATGGCCGAACTGCCCTCCATCTCGCGGTTGACCTGCAGAATCCCGACCTGGTGTCGCTCTTGTTGAAGTGTGGGGCCGATGTCAACAGGGTCACCTACCAGGGCTACTCTCCATACCAGCTCACCTGGGGCCGCCCAAGCACCCGGATACAGCAGCAGCTGGGCCAGCTGACCCTAGAGAACCTTCAGATGCTGCCCGAGAGCGAGGATGAGGAGAGCTATGACACGGAGTCAGAGTTCACAGAGGATGAG ctGCCCTATGATGACTGTGTGCTTGGAGGCCAGCGCCTGATGTTATGA